In one Nitrospira sp. CR1.1 genomic region, the following are encoded:
- a CDS encoding DUF898 family protein codes for MTNAALHEDTSAARVTCHHCLSPYRVRALEHLTRASRSTCPSCGTRFAVVTPTPAASEEDRPHRQQFLSAVPDPAPASGTTASMISPIRAAFHGMGGTLLGMHVVNVCLTLVTLGGYHFWAKAKIRRYLFSHTSFAGDRFAYHGTGKELYQGFLKAMLVFGLPYFSLSAAHTFLDLPQSIDRLSQALAGLVFFFYVPVAIVNARRYRCTRTSWRGIRFSFRGRTADFLKLYFRGWLLTILTLGTYYPYFQTQRQAFLHSHTYFGNQRFRFTGHGSGVMVPFAVTLFTTYAVLALCGFALTMQLTNAGLTLLLIPIVLGPLWIWLLGQKQRYFWNHTSFGEARFTSDITWQRLFTLYLGNLGLLLATLGWAWPWVTVRNARFFIGTLSLQGPADLDRVLQDTTEVSVTGEGLSNLLDTGFDMDA; via the coding sequence ATGACCAACGCGGCACTGCATGAGGACACGAGCGCCGCACGCGTCACCTGTCACCATTGTCTCAGCCCTTACCGGGTTCGCGCCCTGGAACACTTGACGCGGGCGTCTCGCAGCACCTGCCCGTCATGCGGCACCCGGTTCGCCGTGGTCACGCCGACGCCCGCAGCTTCTGAGGAAGACCGGCCGCATCGGCAACAGTTTCTGTCCGCAGTTCCCGATCCCGCGCCCGCATCCGGCACGACCGCGTCCATGATCTCCCCCATACGCGCGGCGTTTCATGGAATGGGCGGGACTCTGCTCGGCATGCATGTCGTGAACGTCTGCCTCACATTGGTCACGCTGGGCGGATATCACTTCTGGGCCAAGGCGAAGATCCGTCGGTATCTCTTCAGTCACACATCCTTTGCAGGCGACCGATTCGCGTATCACGGGACCGGCAAGGAACTCTATCAGGGGTTTCTCAAAGCCATGCTGGTCTTCGGCCTTCCTTATTTTTCCCTGAGCGCCGCGCATACGTTTCTGGACCTTCCGCAATCGATCGATAGGTTGTCGCAAGCCTTGGCCGGCCTGGTGTTCTTCTTCTATGTCCCCGTGGCCATCGTGAATGCGCGCCGCTATCGGTGCACCCGCACCTCATGGCGCGGCATCCGGTTCTCGTTTCGAGGACGGACCGCAGATTTCTTGAAATTGTATTTTCGGGGGTGGCTCCTCACAATCCTCACCCTGGGCACCTACTATCCCTATTTCCAAACTCAGCGTCAGGCGTTTCTGCACTCCCACACCTATTTCGGCAACCAGCGTTTCCGGTTCACCGGCCACGGCTCCGGGGTGATGGTCCCCTTCGCCGTCACCCTGTTTACCACCTATGCAGTCCTGGCCCTATGTGGGTTCGCCCTCACCATGCAGTTGACGAACGCGGGACTGACCTTGCTGTTGATTCCTATTGTGCTGGGACCGCTGTGGATCTGGCTCCTGGGACAAAAGCAGCGATACTTCTGGAATCACACCTCGTTCGGGGAAGCCCGCTTCACCTCCGATATCACGTGGCAACGGCTGTTCACGCTGTACCTGGGCAACCTCGGACTCCTCCTGGCAACCTTGGGGTGGGCCTGGCCCTGGGTCACGGTTCGCAATGCCCGATTTTTTATCGGCACGCTCTCGCTGCAAGGACCAGCCGATCTCGATCGCGTCCTGCAAGATACCACCGAAGTCTCCGTCACCGGCGAAGGCCTGTCGAACCTCCTCGACACCGGCTTCGACATGGATGCCTGA
- a CDS encoding M48 family metalloprotease, translating into MPTGRTAHYLDGRTATRHRVTLTISPAALQIAMSDGSMKQWPYDQIRQTQGTYRGEPVRLEFGPEPAEAVVIASRALLTEIHTAAPTLAEHFHNPSWRKRRLAWTLAAGLGVVFLLISLYRWGIPGIASAATPYVPTTWEESLGRRIVEHLASETQQCRDPERLRKIDYVVQTLAATRPDSPYRVSLSVVDNPAVNAFAAPGGQVVILRGLLERTTSPEQLAGVLAHELQHVYQRHSTRAILEQTAGTLLLTAVSGDLSGGLAWGLEGARTMGSLHYSRTHEQEADTEGLRMMQAAHLDPAPMIAFYETLQKAEQDHAGPPDFLSTHPDMGQRIATLIARAGPPPTDARRLLPGEDWKDIRTLCRVQAGTRSNPDFAAPP; encoded by the coding sequence ATGCCGACCGGCCGAACCGCTCACTACCTCGACGGCCGCACGGCCACGCGACACCGCGTCACCCTCACCATCAGCCCGGCCGCGCTCCAGATCGCCATGTCCGACGGCAGCATGAAGCAATGGCCGTATGACCAGATTCGCCAAACACAAGGAACCTACCGCGGCGAGCCGGTCCGGTTGGAGTTCGGACCTGAACCGGCAGAGGCCGTGGTGATCGCCAGCCGCGCACTGTTGACCGAAATCCATACGGCGGCACCCACACTCGCGGAACATTTCCACAATCCCTCCTGGCGCAAAAGGCGTCTCGCTTGGACGCTGGCTGCGGGACTGGGAGTGGTGTTCCTTCTGATCAGCCTGTACCGGTGGGGAATCCCGGGTATCGCCTCCGCGGCCACGCCGTACGTGCCGACAACCTGGGAAGAATCACTTGGCCGACGGATCGTTGAACATCTGGCGTCGGAGACGCAGCAATGCCGGGATCCGGAGCGGCTTCGGAAGATCGACTACGTGGTGCAAACGCTGGCGGCCACCCGTCCTGACTCTCCTTACCGGGTGTCGCTCTCCGTGGTCGACAACCCCGCCGTGAATGCATTTGCCGCCCCCGGCGGCCAGGTGGTGATTCTGCGCGGCCTGTTGGAACGGACAACCAGCCCTGAACAACTTGCCGGAGTTCTGGCGCACGAACTCCAACACGTCTATCAACGCCACAGTACGAGAGCCATTCTTGAACAGACGGCCGGCACACTGCTGCTAACCGCGGTGTCGGGAGACCTGTCTGGAGGACTGGCCTGGGGACTGGAGGGTGCCCGGACGATGGGATCATTGCACTACAGCCGCACCCACGAACAAGAGGCGGACACCGAAGGCCTGCGCATGATGCAGGCCGCCCATCTCGATCCCGCCCCGATGATTGCCTTTTACGAAACTCTGCAGAAGGCTGAGCAGGATCATGCCGGACCGCCTGATTTCCTTTCGACCCATCCGGACATGGGCCAGCGGATCGCCACCCTCATCGCGCGTGCCGGCCCACCGCCGACCGACGCGCGCCGGCTGCTTCCCGGAGAAGACTGGAAGGACATCCGCACGCTCTGTCGCGTACAGGCCGGCACGCGTTCCAATCCGGATTTCGCCGCTCCCCCCTGA